In Micromonospora purpureochromogenes, a single window of DNA contains:
- a CDS encoding IS5 family transposase codes for MAERPAYPSDLSDARWALIAPRLTAWRQARTDAGVGGRIATHDLREIFNAILYVNRTGIAWRYLPHDFPPWQTVYGYFTAWTGDGIFTQLNYDLTALARARAGRTTQPSACVIDTQSVKTSTNASAATQGIDAGKKIVGRKRGIVTDTLGLLLAVIVTAASASASDNTIGIDLLEQAKATHPALTKTWVDAGFKNKVIEHGATLGIDVEVVAKDPHVKGFSVVKRRWVVERTLGWIMLHRRLARDYEALPGNSANMIRIAMIDNLARRLTNETTPTWRDT; via the coding sequence ATGGCCGAGCGACCCGCCTACCCCTCTGACCTGTCCGACGCCCGCTGGGCGCTGATCGCGCCACGGCTGACCGCCTGGCGCCAGGCCCGCACCGACGCCGGCGTCGGCGGACGTATCGCCACCCACGACCTGCGGGAAATCTTCAACGCCATCCTCTACGTCAACCGCACCGGCATCGCCTGGCGCTACCTGCCGCATGACTTCCCGCCCTGGCAGACCGTCTACGGCTACTTCACCGCCTGGACCGGCGACGGCATCTTCACCCAGCTCAACTACGACCTCACCGCACTGGCCCGCGCCAGGGCCGGACGCACCACGCAACCGTCGGCCTGCGTCATCGACACCCAGAGCGTGAAGACCTCCACCAACGCATCTGCCGCCACGCAGGGCATCGACGCCGGCAAGAAGATCGTCGGACGCAAACGCGGCATCGTCACCGACACCCTCGGCCTGCTCCTCGCCGTCATCGTCACCGCCGCCAGCGCCAGCGCCAGCGACAACACCATCGGTATCGACCTGCTGGAACAGGCCAAAGCCACCCACCCAGCCCTCACCAAAACCTGGGTCGACGCCGGCTTCAAGAACAAGGTCATCGAACACGGCGCCACCCTCGGCATCGACGTCGAGGTCGTCGCCAAAGACCCACACGTCAAAGGGTTCTCCGTGGTCAAACGCCGTTGGGTCGTCGAACGAACCCTGGGCTGGATCATGCTCCACCGGCGCTTGGCCCGCGACTACGAAGCCCTGCCCGGGAACTCCGCCAACATGATCCGCATCGCCATGATCGACAACCTCGCCAGACGACTCACCAATGAAACCACCCCAACCTGGCGAGACACCTAA
- a CDS encoding COX15/CtaA family protein — MRRIRSVKRSVRFPVSTALLRRLAYASIVANVAIVVTGGAVRLTASGLGCPTWPRCTDESYHTTAEMGVHGVIEFGNRLLTFAVGLIALATVLAVLAYRPRRKGLLGLAVAVFLGIPAQAVIGGITVLTNLNPWVVGLHFLASTAVIAAAYALWRRIKDPDGPAVAVVPGPLRTLAALTTVVSVAVLVVGTWVTGSGPHAGDGGAARNGLDPEQISQVHADAVFLLLGLSVALIFAFRGVGAAGPARAAVVLVAVELGQGVIGFVQYFTDLPALLVGAHMLGSCLVLLATLSVLWSTRERRPAPVPATTSTARIPTPA; from the coding sequence GTGCGTAGGATTCGCTCCGTGAAGCGATCCGTCCGGTTCCCGGTCTCCACCGCTCTGCTGCGCCGCCTCGCGTACGCCTCGATCGTGGCGAACGTGGCCATCGTCGTGACCGGTGGGGCCGTCCGGCTCACCGCCTCCGGACTCGGCTGCCCGACCTGGCCGCGGTGCACGGACGAGTCGTACCACACCACCGCCGAGATGGGCGTGCACGGGGTGATCGAGTTCGGCAACCGGCTGCTCACCTTCGCCGTCGGCCTCATCGCGCTGGCCACCGTGCTGGCGGTGCTGGCGTACCGGCCGCGCCGAAAGGGGCTGCTGGGGCTGGCGGTGGCAGTGTTCCTCGGCATCCCCGCGCAGGCCGTGATCGGCGGGATCACCGTGCTGACCAACCTCAACCCGTGGGTGGTCGGGCTGCACTTCCTCGCCTCGACGGCGGTCATCGCGGCCGCGTACGCGCTCTGGCGGCGGATCAAGGACCCGGACGGCCCCGCGGTCGCCGTGGTGCCCGGCCCGCTGCGCACCCTCGCGGCGCTCACCACGGTGGTCAGCGTCGCGGTGCTGGTCGTGGGCACCTGGGTGACCGGCAGCGGCCCACACGCCGGCGACGGCGGTGCGGCCCGCAACGGCCTCGACCCGGAACAGATCTCCCAGGTGCACGCCGACGCGGTGTTCCTGCTGCTCGGGCTCTCGGTGGCGCTGATCTTCGCGTTCCGGGGGGTCGGCGCCGCCGGCCCGGCCCGGGCCGCCGTGGTGCTGGTCGCGGTGGAGCTGGGTCAGGGCGTGATCGGCTTCGTGCAGTACTTCACCGACCTGCCGGCGCTGCTGGTCGGCGCGCACATGCTCGGCTCCTGCCTGGTGCTGCTGGCCACCCTGTCGGTGCTCTGGTCGACCCGCGAACGCCGCCCGGCCCCCGTCCCGGCCACCACCTCCACCGCCCGCATCCCCACCCCCGCCTGA
- a CDS encoding helix-turn-helix transcriptional regulator — protein MSATAPVAGTAASTDLSTRDRVTQLLLERGATTAAQLGSALGLSPAAIRRHLDAMLADGDVVAREQAVRGSRGRGRPAKVFLLTEAARVRCGTHHYDNMATAALRWIAGNGGPEAVAAFAADQVDALEARCRAAMEDAGDDPLARAEALASALTAEGYAANASTIASGGQLCQHHCPVAHVAAEFPQLCEAETAVISRLVGTHVQRLATIAHGDGVCTTHIPAQPRAQSGNTVTTVRTDR, from the coding sequence CTGTCGGCGACCGCACCGGTCGCCGGTACCGCCGCGTCCACCGACCTCTCCACCCGGGACCGGGTCACCCAGCTGCTGCTGGAGCGGGGGGCGACCACCGCCGCCCAGCTCGGCTCGGCGCTGGGGCTCAGCCCGGCCGCGATCCGCCGGCACCTCGACGCGATGCTCGCCGACGGTGACGTGGTCGCCCGCGAGCAGGCCGTGCGCGGCAGCCGCGGGCGCGGTCGTCCGGCGAAGGTCTTCCTGCTGACCGAGGCCGCCCGGGTCCGCTGCGGCACCCACCACTACGACAACATGGCCACCGCGGCGCTGCGCTGGATCGCCGGCAACGGCGGGCCGGAGGCGGTCGCGGCGTTCGCCGCCGACCAGGTCGACGCGTTGGAGGCCCGCTGCCGGGCCGCCATGGAGGACGCCGGGGACGACCCGCTCGCGCGGGCGGAGGCGCTCGCGAGCGCCCTCACCGCCGAGGGATACGCTGCCAACGCGTCCACGATCGCCTCCGGCGGCCAGCTCTGTCAGCACCACTGCCCGGTGGCGCACGTGGCCGCCGAGTTCCCCCAGCTGTGCGAGGCCGAGACCGCGGTGATCTCCCGTCTGGTCGGCACCCACGTGCAGCGCCTGGCCACCATCGCGCACGGCGACGGGGTGTGCACCACGCACATCCCGGCCCAGCCGCGTGCCCAGTCCGGTAACACCGTCACCACTGTGAGGACAGATAGATGA